In one window of Candidatus Avedoeria danica DNA:
- a CDS encoding cytochrome c, with protein sequence MTRPTTIQPHRRPAARALAGALLVAALATACGVPMETEEAARLAREGAASTAAEAPADDAAPAASSGDAAHGKELFVTCAACHGPDAKGLPNLGKDITASAFVKDKTDDELVAFLKVGRDAGDPLNTTGVAMPPKGGNPVLVDADLLDLVAYMRELQGAK encoded by the coding sequence ATGACCCGCCCGACGACGATCCAACCCCACCGCCGACCCGCCGCCCGCGCCCTCGCCGGCGCGCTGCTCGTGGCCGCGCTCGCCACGGCGTGCGGCGTGCCGATGGAGACCGAGGAGGCCGCCCGACTCGCCCGCGAGGGTGCGGCATCGACAGCCGCCGAAGCGCCAGCGGACGACGCCGCGCCGGCCGCTTCGTCAGGCGACGCCGCGCACGGCAAGGAGCTGTTCGTCACGTGCGCTGCCTGCCACGGGCCGGACGCCAAAGGCCTTCCGAACCTCGGCAAGGACATCACGGCCAGCGCATTCGTCAAGGACAAGACCGACGACGAACTCGTCGCGTTCCTGAAGGTCGGCCGCGACGCCGGCGATCCGCTGAACACGACGGGCGTGGCGATGCCGCCGAAGGGCGGGAACCCGGTCTTGGTGGACGCGGACCTGTTGGACCTGGTGGCCTACATGCGCGAGCTGCAGGGAGCGAAGTAG
- a CDS encoding SDR family NAD(P)-dependent oxidoreductase, which produces MPAPFLAPYAASKAALGAMTRALRFELAPTGVDVCLVEPGNHRSELRRKAVASLDVTSPVYGPALRRAVNRADGRAAHDADAAAFVAAVRCVLDCRRSRAAYFVGRDAVVLAALRRWLPYGVFEGIVRRVAGGAPADRAHTGIKSTADV; this is translated from the coding sequence GTGCCGGCGCCGTTCCTGGCGCCGTACGCCGCGTCCAAAGCGGCGTTGGGGGCGATGACGCGGGCGCTGCGCTTCGAGCTTGCGCCGACTGGCGTCGATGTCTGCCTCGTCGAGCCCGGCAACCACCGCAGCGAACTCCGCCGCAAAGCCGTCGCCAGCCTCGATGTGACGAGCCCGGTCTACGGGCCGGCGCTGCGCCGCGCCGTCAACCGCGCGGACGGCCGCGCCGCACACGACGCCGACGCCGCCGCGTTCGTTGCCGCGGTCCGGTGCGTGTTGGACTGCCGGCGGTCGCGGGCGGCGTACTTTGTGGGCCGCGACGCCGTCGTGCTGGCGGCGCTGCGGCGGTGGCTGCCGTACGGCGTGTTCGAGGGGATCGTGCGCCGGGTAGCTGGGGGAGCGCCGGCGGATCGGGCGCACACAGGGATCAAGTCCACAGCCGACGTCTAG
- a CDS encoding PAS domain S-box protein — MSVSRDNAPEAALRESEDRFQVLVDAAPVAILIVDDDGRIMLANAGAEAIFGYARSEVIGRPVEVLVPSAARAAHERHRAGYSTAPRARPMGIGIELEGLRRDGRTFPIEVGLSVAQAQGRTQVIAFITDITARKQAERAILDERSRLARDLHDAVTQSLFSASLIADVLPRLWERDAVEGRRRLEELRALTRGALAEMRILLLELRPGALTEVPLAELLRHVADASTNRTPIGLDLRVDGDGVLPPDVQIGLFRIVQEALNNVARHANARGVTIRLDQRAGHVELEVADDGVGFDPASVDASHLGLRIMRERAEAIGAAIVVDGRCGGSAGGSGTRVAVRWSVGDAGGDA; from the coding sequence ATGAGCGTTTCGCGCGACAACGCCCCCGAAGCCGCACTTCGTGAGAGCGAGGACCGCTTCCAGGTGCTCGTCGATGCTGCGCCGGTGGCGATCCTGATCGTCGACGACGACGGCCGGATCATGCTGGCGAATGCCGGCGCCGAGGCGATTTTCGGCTACGCACGCAGCGAGGTCATCGGCCGGCCGGTCGAAGTCCTCGTTCCGTCGGCCGCCCGCGCGGCGCACGAGCGCCATCGGGCCGGCTATAGCACTGCGCCGCGCGCCCGTCCGATGGGCATCGGCATCGAGCTCGAGGGCCTGCGGCGCGACGGGCGGACGTTTCCGATCGAGGTCGGGCTCAGCGTCGCCCAGGCGCAGGGCCGGACCCAGGTCATCGCCTTCATCACCGACATCACGGCGCGCAAGCAGGCCGAGCGGGCGATCCTGGACGAGCGGAGCCGGCTGGCGCGCGACCTGCACGACGCCGTCACGCAATCGCTTTTCTCCGCCAGCCTGATCGCCGACGTGCTGCCGCGGCTCTGGGAGCGGGACGCCGTCGAGGGACGGCGCCGCCTGGAGGAACTGCGCGCCCTGACGCGCGGCGCGCTGGCGGAGATGCGCATCCTCTTGCTGGAATTGCGCCCGGGTGCGCTGACGGAGGTGCCGCTGGCCGAGCTGCTGCGGCACGTGGCCGACGCGTCGACGAACCGCACGCCGATCGGGCTCGACCTGCGCGTGGATGGGGACGGCGTGCTGCCGCCCGACGTCCAGATCGGCCTCTTCCGCATCGTCCAGGAAGCGCTGAACAACGTCGCCCGCCACGCGAACGCGCGCGGCGTGACGATCCGCTTGGACCAGCGCGCCGGCCACGTCGAACTCGAGGTGGCGGACGATGGCGTCGGCTTCGATCCGGCGTCCGTCGACGCCTCGCACCTCGGCCTGCGGATCATGCGCGAGCGGGCGGAGGCGATCGGCGCGGCGATCGTTGTCGACGGCCGTTGCGGCGGCAGCGCCGGCGGGAGCGGCACGCGGGTGGCGGTCCGTTGGTCGGTCGGCGATGCAGGAGGCGACGCGTGA
- a CDS encoding methyltransferase domain-containing protein, whose translation MAATTLPYARSTPHDDVDWHSYAAVYDVMAEHNPAYRALVDGYRRFLAALQLRAGDTLVELGAGTGNYSLAAAKAWPKCHVVHVDASDAMNAHAITKRTALGLGNVEILTADVDAFDLPDESVALVTAVHSLYAFRDPVAVIAKCSRWLRPGGQIFAIDPGAPIDVREWSRYVFREACRSSGVATAIGLFWRARSAVRHNQRIADAFKGGTYWRHDAATFRAAFLAGGFEIVEAETTFRGASDLIVGRKPLRPVRTAHADDPAADDAFEAAV comes from the coding sequence ATGGCCGCCACGACCCTGCCGTATGCCCGCTCGACGCCCCACGACGATGTCGATTGGCATTCGTACGCCGCCGTCTACGACGTCATGGCCGAGCACAACCCGGCCTATCGAGCGCTCGTCGACGGCTACCGCCGATTCCTCGCGGCGCTGCAGCTGCGCGCAGGCGACACGCTCGTCGAGCTCGGCGCCGGCACCGGCAACTACTCGCTGGCGGCGGCCAAGGCGTGGCCGAAGTGTCACGTGGTCCACGTCGACGCCAGCGACGCTATGAATGCCCATGCGATCACGAAGCGCACGGCGCTCGGCCTCGGCAACGTTGAGATTCTCACCGCCGACGTCGATGCGTTCGACCTCCCCGACGAGAGCGTCGCCCTCGTCACGGCGGTCCACTCTCTGTATGCGTTCCGCGACCCTGTCGCCGTGATCGCGAAGTGCTCCCGCTGGCTCAGGCCGGGCGGGCAGATCTTCGCGATCGATCCGGGCGCGCCGATCGACGTCCGCGAGTGGTCGCGCTACGTCTTCCGCGAAGCGTGCCGCTCAAGCGGGGTCGCCACGGCCATCGGGCTGTTCTGGCGCGCGCGCTCGGCCGTTCGCCACAACCAGCGCATCGCCGATGCCTTCAAGGGCGGTACGTACTGGCGCCATGACGCGGCGACGTTCCGCGCCGCGTTCCTGGCCGGCGGCTTCGAGATCGTCGAAGCCGAGACGACGTTCCGCGGGGCGAGCGACCTCATCGTCGGCCGAAAGCCGCTCCGGCCCGTTCGAACCGCGCACGCTGACGATCCGGCGGCGGACGACGCGTTTGAGGCGGCCGTGTAG